A section of the Cygnus olor isolate bCygOlo1 chromosome 14, bCygOlo1.pri.v2, whole genome shotgun sequence genome encodes:
- the HMMR gene encoding hyaluronan mediated motility receptor isoform X1 has translation MASCGAALRRGPGGGCAPARAPLQGSRDGQASAAARSSLSSEMHHRVRKQKSETDQNSEKNAPTAVTGGRPGSLGSMPVSGSLKPRKDLVLMKEKKKQKTLEKEIRALVRERGEQDKKLQALDEDFVKIEAKLSAAVQEKTSLLANVACLKKQLLELTRTNELLKSKLSEDGVQKKMSSLCMELMKLRNKRDAKEKTALAKQEDMEMKLQEVQRNLEHSKGKVAQLEEKLSATEREKAEDKFDTEKLLEYITELSSIAETVEKYKLDVAQMKETLIKKDQDIKNLTDTLKTKEEESLTLIRELNERCELLEQEKEKESSESRGKVLSMNAEIQDLKKKIGLEEQEHQKLLQKQEEILSQLQQEKELSASIQQKLLDFQDEVTSERHLLEEEMKVAMNELDKLHAKEKKAEKLVKWLEQETKSKTLELAQMEVKLKGKNAELEQINEMHSSAVRQIQEEHSNTLCKLGKTLAEFESYKKTIAEEICSLKVENTSLQEQIADLKKTSQDNLQLFQEAEYTKDKAKEECARMLLEAQTKLALKEAEAERTRESCLAQMTKLQEKLKEQTEDLQKKLEAERSRKTVSEDVTSGLKEEIKTWRNLYEELHNKTKPFQCQLDAFEVEKNALLNEHGAAQEELNKLSEAYAKLLGHQNQKQKIKHVMKLKEENTHLKQDVSKLRALLAKQKQTNRDLQEQLCAIQGIRRFDPSKAFQHDSKENISPRTPLKEGNRNKV, from the exons ATGGCCTCATGTGGGGCGGCCCTGCGGCGCGGCCCGGGCGGCGGCTGTG CTCCAGCTCGCGCCCCGCTGCAAGGATCCCGTGACGGCCAGGCGTCAGCGGCGGCGAGGAGTTCGCTGTCCTCCGAAATGCATCATCGGGTTAGGAAACAGAAGA GTGAGACAGATCAGAACAGCGAGAAGAATGCACCTACCGCTGTAACTGGAGGGAGACCTGGATCTCTTGGATCAATG ccGGTTAGTGGGAGTCTGAAGCCTAGAAAAGATCTCGTActcatgaaagagaaaaagaaacagaagacgCTGGAGAAGGAG ATTCGTGCATTAGTGAGAGAGCGTGGAGAGCAGGATAAAAAACTTCAGGCTCTGGATGAGGATTTTGTTAAGATTGAAGCTAAGCTGAGTGCTGCAGTTCAGGAGAAAACGTCTCTTTTGGCAAATGTTGCTTGCctgaaaaaacagcttctggAACTAACAAGAACCAATGAACTACTAAAATCTAAG CTGTCTGAAGATGgtgtgcagaagaaaatgagcagcCTGTGCATGGAGTTAATGAAGCTCAGAAATAAGAGGGATGCCAAGGAAAAA actgCACTTGCAAAACAGGAAGACATGGAAATGAagctgcaggaggtgcagaggAATCTAGAgcattcaaaaggaaaagtagcacagttagaagaaaaact ATCTGCTACggaaagagagaaagctgaAGACAAATTTGACACTGAAAAACTCTTGGAATATATCACAGAGCTCAG CAGTATTGCAGAAACTGTAGAGAAATACAAACTAGATGTTGCCCAGATGAAAGAGACATTGATAAAGAAAGACCAAGACATCAAGAACCTGACTGATACActcaaaacaaaagaggaagaatCACTTACACTGATCAGAGAACTTAATGAAAGGTGTGAGTTGCTTGAACAAGAAAAAG AGAAAGAGTCTTCtgagagcaggggaaaagtCCTGAGTATGAATGCTGAAATacaagatctgaaaaaaaaaattggcttaGAAGAACAAGAACACCAAAAACTGCTTCAGAAGCAAGAGGAGATTCTCTCTCAGCTGCAGCAAGAGAAG GAGCTGTCTGCATCTATCCAGCAGAAGTTACTAGATTTTCAAGATGAGGTAACAAGTGAGAGACACCTCTTGGAAGAAGAGATGAAGGTTGCAATGAATGAGCTGGATAAATTGCATGCTAAGGAGAAGAAAGCTGAGAAGTTGGTGAAGTGGTTGGAACAAGAAACCAAATCTAAAACTCTTGAACTTGCACAGATGGAAGTAAAGTTGAAAGG gaagaatGCTGAGTTGGAGCAAATCAACGAAATGCACAGCAGTGCGGTTCGGCAAATCCAGGAAGAGCATAGCAACACATTGTGTAAACTGGGAAAGACTCTTGCTGAGTTTGAAAG CTACAAGAAGACAATAGCTGAAGAAATATGCAGCCTTAAAGTGGAGAATACATCTCTGCAAGAACAAATTGCTGAcctaaaaaaaacaagccaagaTAATCTACAGCTGTTTCAGGAAGCAGAGTACactaaagacaaagcaaaagaagaatgtGCAAG GATGCTTTTAGAAGCCCAGACAAAGCTTGcactgaaagaagcagaagcagagagaacaagAGAGTCTTGTCTTGCACAAATGACTAAGCTtcaggaaaaactgaaagagcaaACTGAAGATCTACAAAAAAAACTTGAAGCAGAAAGATCAAG GAAAACCGTAAGTGAAGATGTGACCTCTGGCTTAAAAGAAGAGATAAAGACTTGGCGTAACCTATATGAAGAGTTGCATAACAAAACTAAGCCTTTTCAG TGCCAGCTAGATGCATTTGAAGTAGAGAAGAATGCTCTCTTAAATGAGCATGGTGCAGCCCAAGAAGAACTGAATAAACTAAGTGAGGCATATGCGAAACTACTTGGCCACCAgaaccagaaacaaaaaatcaagcATGTTATGAAGTTGAAGGAGGAGAACACCCACTTGAAACAG GATGTCTCCAAACTGCGTGCACTgctagcaaaacaaaagcaaacaaacagggATCTTCAGGAGCAACTCTGTGCAATTCAGGGCATTAGGCGGTTTGATCCTTCCAAAGCTTTCCAGCATGacagcaaggaaaatatttctccaagAACTCCTTTGAAAGAAG GTAATAGAAACAAAGTGTAA
- the HMMR gene encoding hyaluronan mediated motility receptor isoform X3, translated as MHHRVRKQKSETDQNSEKNAPTAVTGGRPGSLGSMPVSGSLKPRKDLVLMKEKKKQKTLEKEIRALVRERGEQDKKLQALDEDFVKIEAKLSAAVQEKTSLLANVACLKKQLLELTRTNELLKSKLSEDGVQKKMSSLCMELMKLRNKRDAKEKTALAKQEDMEMKLQEVQRNLEHSKGKVAQLEEKLSATEREKAEDKFDTEKLLEYITELSSIAETVEKYKLDVAQMKETLIKKDQDIKNLTDTLKTKEEESLTLIRELNERCELLEQEKEKESSESRGKVLSMNAEIQDLKKKIGLEEQEHQKLLQKQEEILSQLQQEKELSASIQQKLLDFQDEVTSERHLLEEEMKVAMNELDKLHAKEKKAEKLVKWLEQETKSKTLELAQMEVKLKGKNAELEQINEMHSSAVRQIQEEHSNTLCKLGKTLAEFESYKKTIAEEICSLKVENTSLQEQIADLKKTSQDNLQLFQEAEYTKDKAKEECARMLLEAQTKLALKEAEAERTRESCLAQMTKLQEKLKEQTEDLQKKLEAERSRKTVSEDVTSGLKEEIKTWRNLYEELHNKTKPFQCQLDAFEVEKNALLNEHGAAQEELNKLSEAYAKLLGHQNQKQKIKHVMKLKEENTHLKQDVSKLRALLAKQKQTNRDLQEQLCAIQGIRRFDPSKAFQHDSKENISPRTPLKEGNRNKV; from the exons ATGCATCATCGGGTTAGGAAACAGAAGA GTGAGACAGATCAGAACAGCGAGAAGAATGCACCTACCGCTGTAACTGGAGGGAGACCTGGATCTCTTGGATCAATG ccGGTTAGTGGGAGTCTGAAGCCTAGAAAAGATCTCGTActcatgaaagagaaaaagaaacagaagacgCTGGAGAAGGAG ATTCGTGCATTAGTGAGAGAGCGTGGAGAGCAGGATAAAAAACTTCAGGCTCTGGATGAGGATTTTGTTAAGATTGAAGCTAAGCTGAGTGCTGCAGTTCAGGAGAAAACGTCTCTTTTGGCAAATGTTGCTTGCctgaaaaaacagcttctggAACTAACAAGAACCAATGAACTACTAAAATCTAAG CTGTCTGAAGATGgtgtgcagaagaaaatgagcagcCTGTGCATGGAGTTAATGAAGCTCAGAAATAAGAGGGATGCCAAGGAAAAA actgCACTTGCAAAACAGGAAGACATGGAAATGAagctgcaggaggtgcagaggAATCTAGAgcattcaaaaggaaaagtagcacagttagaagaaaaact ATCTGCTACggaaagagagaaagctgaAGACAAATTTGACACTGAAAAACTCTTGGAATATATCACAGAGCTCAG CAGTATTGCAGAAACTGTAGAGAAATACAAACTAGATGTTGCCCAGATGAAAGAGACATTGATAAAGAAAGACCAAGACATCAAGAACCTGACTGATACActcaaaacaaaagaggaagaatCACTTACACTGATCAGAGAACTTAATGAAAGGTGTGAGTTGCTTGAACAAGAAAAAG AGAAAGAGTCTTCtgagagcaggggaaaagtCCTGAGTATGAATGCTGAAATacaagatctgaaaaaaaaaattggcttaGAAGAACAAGAACACCAAAAACTGCTTCAGAAGCAAGAGGAGATTCTCTCTCAGCTGCAGCAAGAGAAG GAGCTGTCTGCATCTATCCAGCAGAAGTTACTAGATTTTCAAGATGAGGTAACAAGTGAGAGACACCTCTTGGAAGAAGAGATGAAGGTTGCAATGAATGAGCTGGATAAATTGCATGCTAAGGAGAAGAAAGCTGAGAAGTTGGTGAAGTGGTTGGAACAAGAAACCAAATCTAAAACTCTTGAACTTGCACAGATGGAAGTAAAGTTGAAAGG gaagaatGCTGAGTTGGAGCAAATCAACGAAATGCACAGCAGTGCGGTTCGGCAAATCCAGGAAGAGCATAGCAACACATTGTGTAAACTGGGAAAGACTCTTGCTGAGTTTGAAAG CTACAAGAAGACAATAGCTGAAGAAATATGCAGCCTTAAAGTGGAGAATACATCTCTGCAAGAACAAATTGCTGAcctaaaaaaaacaagccaagaTAATCTACAGCTGTTTCAGGAAGCAGAGTACactaaagacaaagcaaaagaagaatgtGCAAG GATGCTTTTAGAAGCCCAGACAAAGCTTGcactgaaagaagcagaagcagagagaacaagAGAGTCTTGTCTTGCACAAATGACTAAGCTtcaggaaaaactgaaagagcaaACTGAAGATCTACAAAAAAAACTTGAAGCAGAAAGATCAAG GAAAACCGTAAGTGAAGATGTGACCTCTGGCTTAAAAGAAGAGATAAAGACTTGGCGTAACCTATATGAAGAGTTGCATAACAAAACTAAGCCTTTTCAG TGCCAGCTAGATGCATTTGAAGTAGAGAAGAATGCTCTCTTAAATGAGCATGGTGCAGCCCAAGAAGAACTGAATAAACTAAGTGAGGCATATGCGAAACTACTTGGCCACCAgaaccagaaacaaaaaatcaagcATGTTATGAAGTTGAAGGAGGAGAACACCCACTTGAAACAG GATGTCTCCAAACTGCGTGCACTgctagcaaaacaaaagcaaacaaacagggATCTTCAGGAGCAACTCTGTGCAATTCAGGGCATTAGGCGGTTTGATCCTTCCAAAGCTTTCCAGCATGacagcaaggaaaatatttctccaagAACTCCTTTGAAAGAAG GTAATAGAAACAAAGTGTAA
- the MAT2B gene encoding methionine adenosyltransferase 2 subunit beta yields the protein MVGGEKELRIRFVPGCCELVEEDVDIPSRRALITGATGLLGRAVFKEFNQNNWNAVGCGYRRAQPKFEQINLLDSVAVHEIIRDFQPHVIVHCAAERRPDVVESQPDAASQLNVAASGNLAKEAAGIGAFLIYISTDYVFDGTNPPYKETDIPNPLNLYGKTKLEGEKAVLENNDGAAVLRIPVLYGEVERLEESAVTVMFDKVQFSNKSANMDHWQQRFPTNVKDVATVCRQLAEKRMLDPSVKGTFHWSGNEQMTKYEMACAIADAFNLPSSHLRPITDCPVMGALRPRNAQLDCSKLEMLGIGQRTPFRAGIKESLWPFLVDKRWRQTVFH from the exons ATGGTGGGCGGCGAGAAGGAGCTGCGGATCCGCTTCGTGCCCGGCTGCTGCGAGCTGGTGGAG GAAGATGTTGATATTCCCAGTAGACGAGCTTTAATTACTGGTGCTACGGGACTTCTCGGCAGAGCTGTGTTTAAAGAATTCAATCAAAATAATTGGAATGCAGTTGGCTGTGGATACAGAAGAGCTCAGCCTAAATTTGAACAGATTAATCTTCTCGACTCCGTCGCAGTTCATGAGATTATCCGTGATTTTCAG CCTCATGTTATAGTGCATTGTGCTGCTGAGAGACGGCCAGATGTTGTAGAAAGCCAACCAGATGCTGCTTCTCAGCTCAACGTGGCTGCTTCAGGGAACCTAGCAAAAGAAGCAG ctGGAATTGGAGCATTTCTCATCTACATTAGTACAGACTATGTATTTGATGGAACAAACCCTCCTTATAAAGAGACTGATATACCAAATCCCCTGAATTTGTATGGTAAAACCAAACTCGAGGGTGAAAAGGCAGTCCTGGAAAATAATGATG GTGCTGCAGTACTTAGGATTCCTGTCTTGTATGGAGAGGTAgaaagactggaggaaagcGCTGTGACTGTTATGTTTGATAAAGTGCAGTTCAGTAATAAATCTGCCAACATGGATCATTGGCAACAAAGATTTCCTACTAACGTGAAGGATGTAGCAACTGTTTGCAGACAACTAGCAGAGAAAAGAATGCTG GACCCATCCGTAAAAGGAACATTTCACTGGTCTGGCAATGAACAGATGACCAAGTATGAAATGGCATGTGCAATTGCAGATGCTTTCAACCTTCCCAGCAGCCACTTGAGACCG attaCTGATTGTCCGGTTATGGGAGCCCTCCGTCCAAGGAATGCTCAGCTAGACTGCTCCAAGCTGGAGATGCTGGGGATTGGTCAGAGAACACCATTTCGAGCTGGAATCAAGGAATCACTTTGGCCGTTCCTTGTTGACAAGAGATGGAGGCAGACAGTCTTCCATtag
- the HMMR gene encoding hyaluronan mediated motility receptor isoform X2, with product MASCGAALRRGPGGGCAPARAPLQGSRDGQASAAARSSLSSEMHHRVRKQKSETDQNSEKNAPTAVTGGRPGSLGSMIRALVRERGEQDKKLQALDEDFVKIEAKLSAAVQEKTSLLANVACLKKQLLELTRTNELLKSKLSEDGVQKKMSSLCMELMKLRNKRDAKEKTALAKQEDMEMKLQEVQRNLEHSKGKVAQLEEKLSATEREKAEDKFDTEKLLEYITELSSIAETVEKYKLDVAQMKETLIKKDQDIKNLTDTLKTKEEESLTLIRELNERCELLEQEKEKESSESRGKVLSMNAEIQDLKKKIGLEEQEHQKLLQKQEEILSQLQQEKELSASIQQKLLDFQDEVTSERHLLEEEMKVAMNELDKLHAKEKKAEKLVKWLEQETKSKTLELAQMEVKLKGKNAELEQINEMHSSAVRQIQEEHSNTLCKLGKTLAEFESYKKTIAEEICSLKVENTSLQEQIADLKKTSQDNLQLFQEAEYTKDKAKEECARMLLEAQTKLALKEAEAERTRESCLAQMTKLQEKLKEQTEDLQKKLEAERSRKTVSEDVTSGLKEEIKTWRNLYEELHNKTKPFQCQLDAFEVEKNALLNEHGAAQEELNKLSEAYAKLLGHQNQKQKIKHVMKLKEENTHLKQDVSKLRALLAKQKQTNRDLQEQLCAIQGIRRFDPSKAFQHDSKENISPRTPLKEGNRNKV from the exons ATGGCCTCATGTGGGGCGGCCCTGCGGCGCGGCCCGGGCGGCGGCTGTG CTCCAGCTCGCGCCCCGCTGCAAGGATCCCGTGACGGCCAGGCGTCAGCGGCGGCGAGGAGTTCGCTGTCCTCCGAAATGCATCATCGGGTTAGGAAACAGAAGA GTGAGACAGATCAGAACAGCGAGAAGAATGCACCTACCGCTGTAACTGGAGGGAGACCTGGATCTCTTGGATCAATG ATTCGTGCATTAGTGAGAGAGCGTGGAGAGCAGGATAAAAAACTTCAGGCTCTGGATGAGGATTTTGTTAAGATTGAAGCTAAGCTGAGTGCTGCAGTTCAGGAGAAAACGTCTCTTTTGGCAAATGTTGCTTGCctgaaaaaacagcttctggAACTAACAAGAACCAATGAACTACTAAAATCTAAG CTGTCTGAAGATGgtgtgcagaagaaaatgagcagcCTGTGCATGGAGTTAATGAAGCTCAGAAATAAGAGGGATGCCAAGGAAAAA actgCACTTGCAAAACAGGAAGACATGGAAATGAagctgcaggaggtgcagaggAATCTAGAgcattcaaaaggaaaagtagcacagttagaagaaaaact ATCTGCTACggaaagagagaaagctgaAGACAAATTTGACACTGAAAAACTCTTGGAATATATCACAGAGCTCAG CAGTATTGCAGAAACTGTAGAGAAATACAAACTAGATGTTGCCCAGATGAAAGAGACATTGATAAAGAAAGACCAAGACATCAAGAACCTGACTGATACActcaaaacaaaagaggaagaatCACTTACACTGATCAGAGAACTTAATGAAAGGTGTGAGTTGCTTGAACAAGAAAAAG AGAAAGAGTCTTCtgagagcaggggaaaagtCCTGAGTATGAATGCTGAAATacaagatctgaaaaaaaaaattggcttaGAAGAACAAGAACACCAAAAACTGCTTCAGAAGCAAGAGGAGATTCTCTCTCAGCTGCAGCAAGAGAAG GAGCTGTCTGCATCTATCCAGCAGAAGTTACTAGATTTTCAAGATGAGGTAACAAGTGAGAGACACCTCTTGGAAGAAGAGATGAAGGTTGCAATGAATGAGCTGGATAAATTGCATGCTAAGGAGAAGAAAGCTGAGAAGTTGGTGAAGTGGTTGGAACAAGAAACCAAATCTAAAACTCTTGAACTTGCACAGATGGAAGTAAAGTTGAAAGG gaagaatGCTGAGTTGGAGCAAATCAACGAAATGCACAGCAGTGCGGTTCGGCAAATCCAGGAAGAGCATAGCAACACATTGTGTAAACTGGGAAAGACTCTTGCTGAGTTTGAAAG CTACAAGAAGACAATAGCTGAAGAAATATGCAGCCTTAAAGTGGAGAATACATCTCTGCAAGAACAAATTGCTGAcctaaaaaaaacaagccaagaTAATCTACAGCTGTTTCAGGAAGCAGAGTACactaaagacaaagcaaaagaagaatgtGCAAG GATGCTTTTAGAAGCCCAGACAAAGCTTGcactgaaagaagcagaagcagagagaacaagAGAGTCTTGTCTTGCACAAATGACTAAGCTtcaggaaaaactgaaagagcaaACTGAAGATCTACAAAAAAAACTTGAAGCAGAAAGATCAAG GAAAACCGTAAGTGAAGATGTGACCTCTGGCTTAAAAGAAGAGATAAAGACTTGGCGTAACCTATATGAAGAGTTGCATAACAAAACTAAGCCTTTTCAG TGCCAGCTAGATGCATTTGAAGTAGAGAAGAATGCTCTCTTAAATGAGCATGGTGCAGCCCAAGAAGAACTGAATAAACTAAGTGAGGCATATGCGAAACTACTTGGCCACCAgaaccagaaacaaaaaatcaagcATGTTATGAAGTTGAAGGAGGAGAACACCCACTTGAAACAG GATGTCTCCAAACTGCGTGCACTgctagcaaaacaaaagcaaacaaacagggATCTTCAGGAGCAACTCTGTGCAATTCAGGGCATTAGGCGGTTTGATCCTTCCAAAGCTTTCCAGCATGacagcaaggaaaatatttctccaagAACTCCTTTGAAAGAAG GTAATAGAAACAAAGTGTAA